Proteins encoded by one window of Dioscorea cayenensis subsp. rotundata cultivar TDr96_F1 chromosome 20, TDr96_F1_v2_PseudoChromosome.rev07_lg8_w22 25.fasta, whole genome shotgun sequence:
- the LOC120251151 gene encoding lysM domain receptor-like kinase 3, translating to MAALSISLALPLILFLWTTLPSASHSTPLNCSDTTRICTSFLAFKTSQSTTSTLIQSMFDATPSDLTADPAASPGYVFVRKNCSCAAASRMYFANTTFTVRDHDGPVFPMISDAYRGLAFMPNTSRRAKVGAVVGLHLLCGCSSGLWNYLMSYVMEEGDTVESLSSRFGVSMDSIETANGMSDPNSIVIGDVYYIPLNSVPGQPYLVNSGDSASPSPAPAPLFYDISGDTGKHSSKFPYGWVIGSMGVALFLIAVVFLSCIAFKTLHCCGRQRTNRTKDPNQPTSHKFHILKSTSFCYPSGGYFCCRSSTVKSSAGDIGNHQINIPKGMFADGFNMEKPIVFTYEEILVSTDAFSDANLLGHGTYGSVYYGVLRDQEVAIKRMTATKTNEFMAEMNVLCKVHHASLVELIGYAASNDDLFLVYEYAQKGSLKNHLHEPQNKGHTSLSWISRVQIALDAARGLEYIHEHTKTNYVHRDIKTSNILLDGSFRAKISDFGLAKLLVRTADGEASATRVVGTFGYLAPEYLRDGFATTKSDVYAFGVVLFELISGKEATTRTEGTTMTNNERRSLASIMLGALKNSPNSMSMASLKEHIDPNLVDLYPHDCVFKTAMLAKQCVDDDPVLRPDMKQVVISLSHILLSSVEWEAALAGNSQVFSGLVQGR from the exons ATGGCGGCACTCTCGATCTCTCTCGCACTCCCTTTGATCCTCTTCCTATGGACCACTCTTCCATCCGCCTCCCATTCCACTCCTCTCAACTGTTCCGACACCACTCGCATCTGCACCTCCTTCCTCGCCTTCAAAACCTCACAATCCACCACCTCCACCCTCATCCAGAGCATGTTCGATGCCACTCCCTCTGACCTCACCGCCGATCCCGCCGCCAGCCCTGGCTATGTCTTCGTCCGCAAGAACTGCTCCTGCGCTGCCGCGTCCCGCATGTACTTCGCCAACACCACCTTCACCGTCCGTGACCACGATGGCCCCGTGTTCCCCATGATCTCTGACGCGTACCGTGGCCTGGCGTTCATGCCGAATACCTCGCGGAGGGCGAAGGTCGGCGCGGTTGTCGGCTTGCATCTGCTTTGTGGGTGCTCTAGTGGGCTGTGGAATTACTTGATGAGCTATGTTATGGAGGAGGGGGACACCGTGGAGTCGCTCTCCAGCCGCTTCGGTGTGAGCATGGATAGCATTGAGACGGCGAATGGCATGAGTGATCCGAATAGCATCGTTATTGGGGATgtttattatattcctttgaaCTCTG TACCTGGGCAGCCTTACTTAGTGAATTCTGGTGATTCGGCCTCTCCCTCTCCTGCTCCGGCTCCACTCTTTTACGATATATCTG GTGACACAGGGAAACATTCTAGTAAATTCCCTTATGGATGGGTTATTGGGAGCATGGGAGTAGCTCTTTTTCTTATTGCTGTAGTTTTTCTTTCATGCATTGCATTCAAGACCTTACATTGCTGTGGCCGACAACGAACGAATCGCACAAAAGATCCCAATCAACCAACCTCACATAAATTTCATATTCTAAAGAGTACTAGTTTCTGCTATCCCTCTGGAGGATATTTCTGCTGCAGATCTAGTACCGTGAAGTCATCTGCTGGAGACATTGGCAATCACCAAATTAACATTCCGAAAG GTATGTTTGCTGATGGTTTTAACATGGAGAAGCCTATTGTTTTTACATATGAAGAAATACTTGTTTCAACTGATGCCTTCTCTGATGCCAATCTGCTTGGTCATGGGACATATGGTTCTGTGTATTATGGTGTTCTGAGAGACCAG GAGGTTGCTATAAAAAGAATGACTGCTACAAAAACTAATGAATTTATGGCAGAGATGAATGTTTTATGCAAGGTTCATCATGCTAGCCTG GTAGAGTTGATTGGCTATGCTGCAAGCAATGATGACCTATTCCTGGTTTATGAATACGCACAGAAAGGTTCCCTAAAAAATCATCTGCATGAGCCTCAAAATAAGG GCCATACATCATTGTCTTGGATCTCAAGGGTTCAAATTGCACTAGATGCTGCTAGAGGCCTGGAATACATCCATGAGCACACTAAGACAAACTATGTTCATCGAGATATTAAAACAAGCAACATCTTGCTTGATGGTAGTTTTAGAGCAAAG ATTTCTGATTTTGGACTTGCAAAGTTACTAGTGAGAACAGCTGATGGAGAAGCTTCTGCAACAAGAGTAGTAGGAACTTTTGGTTATCTAGCTCCAGA ATACTTGCGTGATGGTTTTGCCACTACCAAGAGTGATGTCTACGCATTTGGAGTTGTCCTTTTTGAGTTAATATCAGGCAAGGAAGCAACAACACGTACAGAAGGGACGACTATGACCAATAATGAAAGGCGTTCTTTGGCATCTATA ATGCTAGGAGCCCTGAAGAACTCTCCCAATTCAATGAGCATGGCCAGCTTGAAAGAACACATTGATCCCAATTTAGTGGATTTATATCCTCATGACTGTGTGTTTAAG ACGGCGATGCTAGCGAAGCAGTGCGTCGATGATGATCCTGTTCTGCGACCTGACATGAAGCAAGTTGTGATTTCACTCTCTCATATCCTGCTCTCTTCAGTGGAGTGGGAAGCGGCTCTGGCGGGTAACAGCCAAGTTTTCAGTGGTCTCGTTCAAGGAAGataa